Below is a window of Desmonostoc muscorum LEGE 12446 DNA.
AATTCCCTTAATATATTGCCATCTGGGCATTCAACACAGAGAAAAAAGTGGCATCCAAAGCTGCGGCGATTTGGACAAATACCCGACTTGTTTTTGACTTAGAGTCAGCGAGTGTCAGCGGTTCTCCTGTATCACCTCCATTAGAAATGCGGGGATCGATGGGAACTTCTCCCAAAAGGGGTGCTTTGAGTTCATCTGCCAATTTTTGACCGCCACCAGTGCCGAAAATCGATGTTTTTTCGCCGCTACTACTGATGAAATAGCTCATATTTTCGATAATGCCGAGAACGGGAACCCCCACTTGGCGAAACATATGAATACTGCGGCGCACATCGGAAACTGCAACTTGTTGGGGAGTTGTTACTAATATCACTCCACAAATTGGGCTTTCTTGAACAATGGTGATTTGGGCATCACCAGTACCGGGAGGAAGATCTATTAATAAATAATCTAGTTCTCCCCATTCGACTTCGTGGATAAACTGGGTGATGATTTTGTGTAGGACTGGCCCGCGCCATGCTAAAGGATGATCCGGTTCTGCTAACAGTCCCACAGACATTACTTTAATACCATAAGCCGACAAAGGTAAAAATCTCTGACCGTTGGGAGTATCAATCACTTGCACTTCAGATTTACCCAGTCCCAGCATTTGCGGAACATTGGGGCCATAGACATCAGCATCCAATAGACCAACTTTAGCACCAGCCAATCTCAAAGCAACAGCTAGATTAACTGCGGTTGTAGATTTACCAACCCCCCCTTTTCCACTGGAAATTGCTAAGGTGGTTTTTACCGCTGGAATGGTGCAGAGTTGAATGTAAGTTTTTTTGCACCAAGATAAAAGTGATAATACTGTTTTAATTTCTGCTTGTAATTGTTGCTGGTGAGAACCGATATAAAGCCGCAGGTAAACGTAGTCATCAACAACACGCAGATTTCGCACCATTCCTAAAGTAACGATGTTGTTTTTCAGGGTAGGTTCGATGATTTGCTTGAGAAGTTGAATGACTTCTTGCTGACGGGCGATGATCTGGGGATCGGGAGGAGAAGTTTCTACTTGTTGATGTGATGATATGGAATTGTGTACCATAATTAATTTTGATCGCAATGAGTTTTGTTGTTGAATCTTGCCATAATAATTCGTAATTCGTAATTCGTAATTATTACCCCTTAGCTAAAGTTAGCTGCTCTGAATAATGATAATCGTTGATTTTTTAATTCATAAATTAAAGGGCTTGTAGCCTGAAAAAATTAATTATTAATTTGTAATTAATAAATTTTTAATTACGAATTACGAATTACGAATTACGAATTATTTTGTCAATTGCCCGTTGCGCGTAAATAGACACATCGCGATCGGGGTCATCCAGTGCTTGTTTTAGGGCATTCAAAGCATCGGAATCACCCAAATTACCAAGGGCGATCCCTGCTTCTTTTCGCACATCAGAATATTCATCTGTTAACGCTTCAATTAATTCAGGTAACAAGTTTTTATCTGGGGTTTTTTGTAATACTTGAATAGCAAATTTTCGCACTTGCCAATATTCATCTTTGAGAGCAATTTTTAAAGCCGGAATTGCTTCGGGATTAGCGTGAATTGCCAGAGATTTCGCCGCATTTCTTCGCACCTGCCAATCATCATCAGAAGTTAGTGCTTGAGTGAGTAATTCTACAGCTTGTTTATCTACTAAATGACCTAAAGTTAAAGTGGCTGCACGACGCACATTGTTATCTGGATCGTTTATTAGAGACAAAACTGGTGGACATATTTGCACCTGATTTAAATAACGAACAGTTGTTACAGCAGCTTCCCGCAGTTGGCTGTTTTCTGACTCAAAAAAGGACAACACCGCAGGTAGAGATTGGACATCATGAATCTTGCGTAATAAAATTAGCACGTTAAGATTGAGATTGATATCTTCTTGGTGTAACGCATCTAGTAACAGCAGCAGATGATCTGGGGTAACTAATTCACCTAAAGCTGATAATGCCTCACTGCGAATTTCGGCATCGGGGGAAGTGAGAGATTTTAGTAAAGCCGGAACAGCAGCGGGATTGGCAATTTCCCAGAGTGCAGATACCGCAATTTTTTGTACTGCTGGGTTTTCGTCTTGGAGGGCGAGAATTAACGCCTCAACTGCTGCATCTTCTCCCAAGTGTTGTAGAGATTTTACCGCAACCAAGCGATCGCTGACTTCTGGCGATCGCAACATTTCCAACCATTGATTTAATTCCGAATCTGTATCCACAGTCATTGGGAAACCTCAGCGCAACAAAAAGGGAATTTGTACAGTGATTGCATTGGTGGGACATTCTTTTTCACAAGGGAGACAAAACCAGCATTCGTCATATTTCATATAGGCTTTCCCCGTCTCTGGGTTTTTTGCTAAGACATCCAAGGGACAAACTTCAATACAAGCAACACATTTTTCTAAACATTTAGATTCATCGACGATTACGGGAACATCTACTCTTTGGGTGATTAAAGCCATATTTTTACCTACTTTTTTAAATTCTTGACTATGGATCAATACGCTTCAGTTAAGAGGATGTTTACTCCTACTCTCTGCGACTCTGCGCCTCTGCGTGATCTAAATTCATATTCTCAATCAGCAATTTCAATTTTTTTTTACGAACCGCCAAGGACGCCAAGGACGCAAAGGGAAGAAAGAAATGCTTAACTGAAGGGTCTTGGACTATAAATTTTATGTTTTTTTAGTAAAAGTCATTGATTGTTTGATATTTGTATAGCCAATTTTTTCATAAAATACATGAGCCTCTTTCCGTTTGATATTAGAATTGAGCCTTATGCCATCACATCCAAGTAAACTAGCCCATTGTTCAATCTGCTGCATTAAAAATCTGCCAATTCCATGATTTCGATAATCTTTATCTACAACTAAACCAAGAATCATCGCTTGTTTTGGCATCACTATTAAGTCATAGATGTGTGCGTGTACCCAACCAATTACATAATCATTTTCTACAGTTGCAACATAGACAATGTGAGAATTATTATTTTCGATTTGCAGAAGACGCTGTTCTATTTGTGTTTTCGTAGCAGGATAGTTAAGCTGCTCAGAAAGAATAGCTATTTGTTCTGCATCCTGAATTTTTGATTGCCTAATTTTAACTTGCACATCAGTAGAAACTTTATTAGTCATAATCCTATGCAGAGCTTTTATCGGACTGCTACATCGTAAAACTCTTTTTGTAAATCTATGTCAATAATATAAGGCTCCACTGGACGCTTAAAAAGTACCATTTCTCCTGTGTCATGCTTTTTCAAATTGACGTGACAAAACCATTCTTCATTATTTTTATCTGGAAAATCCAAACGATAATGATATAAACCCCAGCGGGTTTCCCGACGATATAAAGATGCGCGTGCTGCCATTTCTGCACAATCACGAATAAAATGCACTTCCATGCAGCGCATTAGTTCGTGAGGATCTCGCGCTCCCATTTGCGTTAGGGTTTCTTCATAGCTGACAAAGTTATGCAAGCCAATTTCCATTTTGTTAGCAGATTTGGGCGGTTGTAAATAATCGTTTACTAGTCGGCGTAACTTATATTCTACCTGGGTGTGAGGAATGCCATTTGGCTGATTTAAAGGTGCATAAATTCTAGATTTTTCTGCTTCTAAAAAATCAGCATCTGGTTCTAAATGTTCCAAGTTTTGAATATATTCAATTGCATTTTCTCCCGCCAATCTTCCAAACACAAATGCACCAATCATGTAATTATGGGGGACGCTGGCCATGTCTCCGGCTGCGTAAAGTCCTGGTACTGTGGTTTCTGCTTTTTCGTTCACCCAAACACCAGATGCACTATGTCCACTACATAACCCAATTTCGGAAATGTTCATTTCAACTGCATGAGTGCGGTAGTCTTCACCTCTACCCTGATGAAAACGTTCTCTACTAGGACGCTCATTTGCCCATAAAATAGATTCAATTTCGGAAATTGTATCGTCATCCAAATGGTTCATTTTCATTTGAATGGGGCCTTTACCAGAGTTTAATTCTTTCCAAATTTCTAGCATCATTTGACCACTCCAGTAATCACAATTAATGAAGCGGTGTCCTTCGGCGTTGGCTGTATATGCTCCAAATGGCCCAGCAACATAAGCGCAGGCGGGGCCGTTGTAATCTTTAATTAGGGGGTTGATTTGGAAGCATTCGATATTGCTTAGTTCTGCGCCTGCATGGTACGCCATTGAGTAGCCATCGCCAGCATTGGTAGGGTTTTCGTAAGTACCGTAGAGATAGCCTGATGCAGGTAGTCCCAAGCGTCCGCAGGCTCCTGTGCTGAGGATGACGGCTTTTGCTTGGATGACGACGAAATCGCCGCCGCGCACGTCAAACCCAACTGCACCGATCGCTCTACCATTTTTTATTAGCACTCTCGTCGCCATCACACGGTTGGTGACGTTGACTTTATGGCGCTTGACTTGTCGGGTGAGAATTTGCTTGAGGTCTTTACCTTCTGGCATGGGCAACACATATTTACCCACCCGATGCACTTGTTTGAGGTCATAATTACCTTGGGGATCTTTTTGGAACTTAACGCCCCAGCTTTCCAACTCTTGAATAGTTTCGTAACCCAGCTTTCCGGTTTGGTAGACAGCTTTTTGGTGGACAATGCCATCATTTGCAATGGTGACTTCACGCACGTACTGTTCTGGGGTGGAATGTCCGGGGATGACGGCTGTGTTTACCCCATCCATTCCCATTGCGATCGCACCACTGCGACGAATATTCGCTTTTTCCAAAATTAAGACTTGGCGATCGCTATTAGCCTGTTTAGCTTTAATTGCAGCCATTGTCCCCGCCGTACCGCCCCCAATGACTAGGACATCCGTTTTTATCCACTGTGTATTTACGTTTGTCATTTGTCATTTGTCCTTTATCATTTGTTTTATAGCCAATAGCTAATGACGACTTTCGCAAAATTAGTAATTGATTACGAATTACGAATTACGAATTACGAATTACAAATTATTTCTTCCCTTGCCAAACTATTTCTTTAACTTTAATTTCTTTGGGGATCAATTTGATTTTATAAAAAGTATCTGCAACCTCTTGTTGTTTACTAATCACTTCATCCGTGAGCGGAAGTACATCATACTCTCGCCGCTTTTCAGCTATCTCCAAGACAGGAGCATCTATGCCCAATGCTGGGGAAAGGAGTTTAGCAACATCACTGGGATTACTTTTCGCCCAATCACTAACTTTCTTAACCTCATCCACAACTGTTTTCAAAGCATCCGGCTTGGTGTCAACAAAAGACTTAGCAGCGAGATAATAACCACGATTGGGAGCTAATCCCGTTCCATCTGTTAAAGTGCGTGCGCCTGTTGCTGCTTCTGCTGCGGCTAAGTACGGGTCCCAAATTGCCCAAGCCTCGACGTTCTTACTTTCAAAGGCAGCGCGAGCATCGGCTGGTGGCAGAGTTTTTGGCTGAATATCGCTGTATTTTAGTCCCGCCTTTTCTAAAGCTCTGACTAATAAATAGTTAGCATTAGAACCTTTAGCAAAAGCAACTCTTTTGCCTTTGAGTTCAGCTACACTTTTGATAGGTGAATCTTTAGGAACCAGGATAGCTTCAGCCTTAGGACTCCAAGGATCGTAGGCAACATAAACTAAAGGAATTCCCCCCGCTTGGGCAAATATTGGTGGTGATTCCCCAGTATAGCCAAAGTCAATGCTACCTGCGTTTAATGCTTCCAACATCGGAGGCCCAGCAGGAAATTCTGACCAAGTTACCGAAGCACCGGAGGCTGCAAAGGCTTTCTCTAAATCTCCTCTTGCCTTGAGCGCATAAAGGATAGTTGACGCTTTCTGGTAACCAATACGAACTACAGTGCTGCTAGTTGTCTGGGTTGTTTGGGTCGTTCCAGTGTTGCTTGTGGTTGGAGAACAAGCAAAAACAGCCAATGCTAAACCAATTCCGACTGTAAACATTAGGGAAAAGGTGTAAATCCTTTGCTGTTTCAATCTCTTGAGGAAGGCTATGTTTGTGCCCGCCGCAGACATGGCAATGCTCAGCAACCGAGTTGGAAAGAACTTCATCAACGTCTTGACTCTACTTTTAGGGATAAATATTCAACTTCCACCAAACGTAAAAGAAACTGGGGATTGGGGATTGGGTAATCAGTAGAGAGGTTGCAATTGCTAGTCTCTACAAGGATTTTGATATAGCGTTTCCCGACCTAGTAGGGGCACGGCACTGCCGTGCCCCTACGCCTAGCGATATAACGTTGTACCGCCTCTGAATGGCAGTCGCTCATGCACAATCGTTTTCATACATGAAATCAGCAATGCCAGAATTCTCTTATTAAAGCATACTACGGTAAATGCAGCATATTTTCGTAATATGCAATCACGTTTGGGTTTTACGCGCAGCCTGTAGCAGCTTCTTCTTTGAGGATAGCTACGAGTATCTGATGGCTGGAGGTACTTGCAAAAGCGATCGCAATCTATCTCTATCAGAGTTTTGGTAATTTGTTATAATTTTTAGGTATGATCGCTTAGTTTTTAATGAAAGCATCTCAAGTTTGCAGGAACATCAACTTTTTTTTGGCGGGACGACTGTCTGGCCGTCTTTAAAAGATTTAAGTTTCCCCTCAAGAAGCAATATATTATGTCACAGTTAGAACAAGCGCTGCCAGACACCTTTATAACCAAAAGCTTAGAAACGATTCCGAATATTTTCCACCAGGTTGAGGCTTTGGCCAAGGACTTTGCTACTCGTGCAGGGGTACACGACAAAGACGCTTCGTTTCCTTTTGAGAATTTTACAGCTTTGTATGAGGCAGGACTGCTCAGCCTCACCATCCCCCGCGAACTAGGTGGCCAGGATTTGGGGCTAGAGAGTATCTGCCGAGTAATTGAAGGCATAGCGCATGGTGATGCTTCCACCGCCCTAGTACTGACAATGCACTATCTCCAACATGCCCATGCAGCTCGCAGTCGTCGCTGGTATCCAGAAGTATACAAGCGGGTGTGTCGTGAATCAATCGAAGGCATTGCGCTGCTGAATGCTGCCCGTGTGGAACCAGAGTTAGGCACCCCAGCCAGAGGTGGATTGCCTGCTACTATTGCCGAACGGACAACAGAGGGTTGGCGTTTAACAGGTCACAAACAGTACACCACAGGTAGTCCCATCCTCAGCTACTTTGTTGTTTGGGCACGGACAACAGAAGATGAACCACAAGTTGGGAATTTTTTAGTTAAGCGCGATCTTCCTGGTTTGCGAATTGTCGAAACCTGGGATCACTTGGGGATGAGAGCCACAGGCAGCCACGACCTGATATTAGAGAATGTATTAATTCCCTCAGAATACGCTGTTGATATCCGCCCCATCTCTGCTGCACCTTCTTTTGACCCATTGATTTCTGCTTGGGGCAGCTTGACAGTGAGTGCTTTATATCTCGGTGTTGCTAGTGCTGCGCGAGACTGGCTGATAAAATATCTTTGGGAGCGATCGCCATCTAATTTAGGAGAGCCACTAGCAACTCTACCACGCTTTCAAACCGCCGTCGGTGAGATGGAAGCACTGCTATTTGCAAACCGCAGACTAATTTATAGTTTGGCTCAAGATATCGACAAGGGCGAGTATGAACCTAACGTAGGATTACAGGCACAAAGTGTTAAATATCTGACTACAACTAACTCGATTCGTGCCGTAGAGATTGCCTTGGAATTAACTGGAAATCCTGGTCTGTTGAAAAAGAATCCTTTAGAAAGACACTACCGTGACGTTCTGTGCAGCCGTATCCACACACCGCAAAATGACGTTATTTGCCAATCTTTAGGAAAATCGGCGTTGAAAGTTAAGTGATAGGGGACTAGTACCGCAAGGCGGAATTCGTAATTCGTAATTCGTAATTCGTAATTAGCTGTTCATAAGGGTTTGAGACATTTCAAAAAAGTTTGGGGGTTTGATTCCCCTGCCTCTACAGGCAGAACGTTTTGTAACGGGGATTTAACCCCGTTACAAAACGTAATTACGAATTACGAATTACGAATTACGAATTATTTTAATATCCTGCTTTTTTGTCCACGACATTCCGTAATGGCTGACCAGTTTGGTAGCGTTTAAGATTGTCAATAAACAATGCTGCGATGCGTTCTCTCAGCCGTGGTGACAGGGCTGAACAATGGGGTGTGATAAACGCGTTCGGTAGCGACCATAAGGGACTTTCCGGTGGCAGAGGTTCTATAGAAACAGTGTCTAATCCAGCACCCGCAATCCAACCTTCACGTAGGGCGGTGAGCAATGCGGTTTCATCTACTATTGCACCACGAGCAATATTGATCAGGTAGGCAGATGGACGCATAGAACGGAATGCATCTTCATCGATTAAACCTTTCGTTTCTGGAGTTAATGGTGTAGCAATAACTACATAATCTGCTGCGGGGAGGAGCGATCGCCATTCATCAGCACCGACAATTTTATCAAAATTGGGTAAAGGTTCGGGATGGCGGCGACTACCCCAAACTTCGACTCCAAAAGCTTTAGCGCGAGATGCGATCGCTTGACCAATATTTCCTGTGCCAATAATTAATAAAGTCGCATCTGCCAACTCTTCGAGAAACACACCTCTTACCCAAGTGTCTTCATCCTGCAAAACTTGCAATTTCCGCAGATTCTTGGCGTGATAAAGCATGAATGCCAGTACGAATTCCGAAATTGGAATCGCGTGAACTCCTGCGGCATTTGTAAGAATAATATCTCTTTTTAAATAAGTTGGCGTCAGGATATGATTCACACCAGCACTCGGTGACTGTTGCCAACGCAGCGCCGGTGCTGCCGCCAGTACTTTGTCAAGGGTAGAGGTCTTGAGGTAGAATCCGTTGACATAAACTTCAGCATCACTAGCATCACCATCGAGGTTGCCTTCACTATCCACCTCTACAAACTCTACATCAGATGGTAATAGCGGCTTAATCTCAGCAATCAAATGATCGGGTAAAATTAGTTTCACCATATTTCCTACTCCCTGATTTTAAGGGGACTGGGGATTGGGGACTGGGTATTGGGGATTGGGTATTGGGTATTGGGTATTGGGTATTGGGTATTGGGTATTGGGTATTGGGTATTGGGTATTAGGTATTACGCATCACGAAAACTAATCCCCAGTCCCCAGTCCCCAGTCCCCAGTCCCCAGTCCCCAGTCCCCACTCCCTAGTACCCTGCTTCCTTATCTACTACATTTCGTAACGGTTTACCAGCTTGGTAGCGCTTAAGATTGTCGATAAATAGAGCTATTGAACGCTGTTTACTTTTTGGTGAATGGCCGGAAGTATGGGGTGTGATAAAGATGTTTGGCAGTGACCATAAAGGACTTTCTGGTGGTAGGGGTTCGGTGTTAACTGTGTCTAATGCTGCACCTGCAATCCAACCTTCTGTAAGTGCTTTGATTAATGCTGATTCATCGATGACGCCGCCACGAGCAATATTAATTAAGTATGCATGGGGAGGGAGCGATCGCAATACAGATTCATCAATAAATTCTTTCGTTTCTTGTGTCAGTGGTGTTGCAATTACTACATAGTCTGCTGTGGGGAGGAGCGATCGCCATTCATCAGCACCCACTACTTTATCAAAATTTGGTAGTTCTTGGGGATGACGGCGACTGCCAATAATTTTCAAGCCAAACGGTTTAGCACGGGCGGCAATTTCTTGACCGATACCACCAGCACCAATAATTAGCAAAGTTGCATCTGTTAACTCTTTGATGGCGAAGCCTCTTTTCCAGTGACGTTCTGCTTGTAAACTATATAATTCTGGCAGATGCTTCGCATGAGCAAGTATGTAAGTAATCACAAATTCGGCAATGGGAATTCCATGTACTCCCGCCCCATTTGTGAGAAGAATATCTCTTTTCAAATAAGTTGGTGTCAGAATGTGATTCACCCCTGCATTGGGGGCATGATGCCAACGCAGTGCAGGTGCAGCTTCCAGTATTTTATGCAGTATAGGACTTCTAGATAAAAACCAACTGAAATAAACTTCAGCATCGCTAGCATCGCCATCTAAATTCCCATCAATATCTACTCGGACAATTTCTGTATTGGGTGGTAGATGTGGCTCAATATCAGCAACCAGATCGAGCGGCAAAATCAGCTTCATTGTAGATTACCTCTTCTTTCTTTTTACAGGGCTATCTTTGGAAATTGCCTCTGTTCGTTTAATCAAAAAAATTACTGCATTTTTTCTTGGCAAAAATTATGATTATGATATTTATAGGACTTACGCAATAACTCTCTGAAACTCTCATTTCTCCGTGCCCTCTGCGTCCTCTGCGGTACCCTGCGGGAAGCCGCTGGGCGTCTACAATTTTCCGTTACCTGTGCGTAAGTCATAATTGAGTAATAATTCACATCTTCTTATTTAATTTTTAAACACATAAACTCCAGATCAAAATATTGATCATTAAATTTATACGCCATTTCTTCTATTCCATATATTTGAAACCCCAATGATAAATAAACTTGTTTCGCTAAGAAATTATTTTTAACAACATCAAGTAATAATATTTCTACCTCGTTAATAGCTTTTGCTCTTTCAATTAATTGATTTAGCAATAATTTACCTATACCTTTTCCTCGATATTCTTGTTTAACATACATACTACTAACATATCCTTTATGCCTGAGTTTTATTCTTGATTCTTGGTGAAATGCGACTATTCCAATTAACTCTTTATCCTCAGAGCAGCCCAAAATAAAGTTATTATCTACTGGGATTCTATCCTGAAATTGTTCTATCGTCTTAATTGCTTCTTCATGATACGTTGTGCCAAATGAATCTGGATTTTTATATAAAGCTTCTAATCTGATCTGTCTATAATCTTCTGCATCATACTTTGTTAACTTTCTAATTATCATTAGATAAAATATAAATAATAGATATTTATTGCTTATTTCTTATAAAAATATATATGTAAATTTAACAAATTCTGTGGGTTTAAGTCCCCCGCTTCTATCAAGCAGCAAGTTTTGCGGTGGGGTTAAAATCTCCATTGCAAAACTTAATTACGAATTACGAATTACGAATTACGAATTATTTAATAATTATTATATTTTAGTTTATCTAGGTCGTGAATATATAAAAAATCACGCAGAGGCGCAGAGGGGAGAGTTCGCAGGAGTTTGGATTGGTGTAGTTACTTTTTAATAGGAAATTTTAATCTCGAAGTAGCCTATTTACCGCAGCTACCTCAAGTTGAATATCGCTTGACTAAAAAAAGCTTAAATCTCAACTACTCAGCTGTAATAACTGGTTGCTTGGCTGAGTATTTTCATTGTTCATTACTCGTTCTAAAACTGCTTCTCTAATATTGATAAACTGTTCATGACTTCTATCTCGTGGGCGTGCAAGTCTCACAGGTAAATCTAAAGTAATCTGCCCTGCTTCAATCAGAATCACTCGGTCTGCCAATGCTACTGCTTCTTCTACATCATGAGTAACTAAAAATGCAGTAAACTTGCGCTCTAGCCACAAATTCTCAATCAAATGCTGCATCTCTAGGCGAGTGAGAGCATCCAATGCCCCCAAAGGTTCATCTAACAATAACAAACGTGGCTGACTCACTAATGCTCTTGCTAATGAAACCCGTTGGCGCTGTCCACCAGATAATACGTGAGGCCATTCCTCAGCTCTATCCTCAAGTCCAACTTTTTCTAGTGCCCACTTGGCTTTTTCACGCCAATTTCCTTGCAAGCCTAACCCCACATTCTCAATCACTCGCTTCCACGGTAGTAAACGGGGGTCTTGAAACATCACTGTTACAGACCGGGTAAGTTTACGTAGTGGTTCTCCATCTAGTAAGATTCCGCCTGAACTCGGTTTATCCAATGCTGACACCAGACGCAATAAAGTACTCTTACCGCAACCACTACGTCCTACAATGGCAACAAACTCACCTGGTGCAACTTCTAAATTCAACGAATTTAAAACATTTTTTCTGCCAAAATCCTTCGTCAGATCCAAAATACTTAATTGTGTACCTTGTACATTTGAACTCACTCGAAAAACCTCCCTTATTTACAATTGATGATTGTTATTGCAACCCAATCCATATCGGATATACAATTTTTGTCATTAATCCCAAGTCAAATGAATAATTTTCAGGTTTTACTGAAACTAAAAACTATGCCCTTTGGTAATTAGGATTCCAAGCCAAAAACTTTCTTTCTAATGTTCTGGCAGTGGCATCTGCTAATTTGCCTAACAAAGCATAAATAACAATACTCAATACCACAACATCTGTTTGCATAAATTCACGAGCATTCATCGCCATATAGCCAAGCCCAGAATCTGCTGCAATGGTTTCTGCAACAATTAGTGTTAGCCACATAATACCCAAGGAAAAACGGACACCAACAAGAATCGAAGATAAAGCTCCAGGAAAAATTATTTGCCACAAAAGTTGGGGTGTTTTCAATCCGTATACTTTTCCCATTTCAATCAGTCCTGGATCTACACTACGAATCCCATGAAATGTATTGAGATATAGCGGAAAAAATACTCCCATAGATACTAGAAATAATCTAGCTTGGTCGCCAATACCAAACCAGAGAATTACTAGTGGAATTAATGCCAAATTAGGGATAGTACGGAGCATTTGCAGGGAACTATCCAATAACCTTTCGGCTATACGGGAAAAGCCATTGAGCAATCCCAAACCGAACCCAATGCTACCACCAACTATGAAACCAGATATGGCACGCCCAGCACTAATTCCTATGTGTTGAAACAGTTCTCCAGTTGAGGCTAATCTAATTGCTGTGGCAATTACACCACTAGGAG
It encodes the following:
- a CDS encoding D-2-hydroxyacid dehydrogenase, whose product is MKLILPLDLVADIEPHLPPNTEIVRVDIDGNLDGDASDAEVYFSWFLSRSPILHKILEAAPALRWHHAPNAGVNHILTPTYLKRDILLTNGAGVHGIPIAEFVITYILAHAKHLPELYSLQAERHWKRGFAIKELTDATLLIIGAGGIGQEIAARAKPFGLKIIGSRRHPQELPNFDKVVGADEWRSLLPTADYVVIATPLTQETKEFIDESVLRSLPPHAYLINIARGGVIDESALIKALTEGWIAGAALDTVNTEPLPPESPLWSLPNIFITPHTSGHSPKSKQRSIALFIDNLKRYQAGKPLRNVVDKEAGY
- a CDS encoding GNAT family N-acetyltransferase, producing the protein MIIRKLTKYDAEDYRQIRLEALYKNPDSFGTTYHEEAIKTIEQFQDRIPVDNNFILGCSEDKELIGIVAFHQESRIKLRHKGYVSSMYVKQEYRGKGIGKLLLNQLIERAKAINEVEILLLDVVKNNFLAKQVYLSLGFQIYGIEEMAYKFNDQYFDLEFMCLKIK
- a CDS encoding ATP-binding cassette domain-containing protein; this encodes MSSNVQGTQLSILDLTKDFGRKNVLNSLNLEVAPGEFVAIVGRSGCGKSTLLRLVSALDKPSSGGILLDGEPLRKLTRSVTVMFQDPRLLPWKRVIENVGLGLQGNWREKAKWALEKVGLEDRAEEWPHVLSGGQRQRVSLARALVSQPRLLLLDEPLGALDALTRLEMQHLIENLWLERKFTAFLVTHDVEEAVALADRVILIEAGQITLDLPVRLARPRDRSHEQFINIREAVLERVMNNENTQPSNQLLQLSS
- the ssuC gene encoding aliphatic sulfonate ABC transporter permease SsuC, whose protein sequence is MTITLKHSKSSNISLNGLLQNPQFDKIVPWIVPVLVLVLWEFSSRTGLLSSRILPAPSGVIATAIRLASTGELFQHIGISAGRAISGFIVGGSIGFGLGLLNGFSRIAERLLDSSLQMLRTIPNLALIPLVILWFGIGDQARLFLVSMGVFFPLYLNTFHGIRSVDPGLIEMGKVYGLKTPQLLWQIIFPGALSSILVGVRFSLGIMWLTLIVAETIAADSGLGYMAMNAREFMQTDVVVLSIVIYALLGKLADATARTLERKFLAWNPNYQRA